In a genomic window of Candidatus Competibacteraceae bacterium:
- a CDS encoding acyl-CoA thioesterase: MSHRIEIKVRGYHLDLYRHVNNARYLEFLEEARWSFLESQGSLDFLQERGYTFALVNININYRRAAYMGETLDITTSVKSIGNRSCVMRQLVTLKGSATVVADADVVFVIVDTRTEKSALLEGELRAALERMAAAGPA; this comes from the coding sequence ATGTCCCACCGCATCGAAATCAAGGTGCGCGGTTATCATCTTGATTTATACCGCCACGTCAATAACGCTCGCTATCTGGAATTTCTGGAAGAAGCGCGCTGGAGCTTCCTGGAAAGTCAGGGCAGTCTCGATTTCCTTCAGGAACGCGGTTACACCTTCGCCCTGGTCAACATCAACATCAACTACCGTCGCGCCGCCTATATGGGCGAAACCCTGGACATCACCACCTCGGTAAAATCCATCGGCAACCGCAGTTGCGTCATGCGCCAACTCGTCACTCTCAAGGGCAGCGCCACGGTAGTGGCCGATGCCGATGTCGTCTTCGTCATCGTCGACACGCGCACCGAAAAATCGGCTCTTTTGGAAGGTGAGTTGCGGGCGGCGCTGGAGCGAATGGCCGCGGCAGGCCCAGCCTAG
- a CDS encoding 4'-phosphopantetheinyl transferase superfamily protein: MMEPNDRRIASESWRWPAATPSGSWDGGDVQVWRASLRQPTERLAELSAHLSADELERAARFRFPEHSDRFIAGRGLLRELLAAYLDRPAAALRFRQGRYGKPVLAGAEAGAGLCFNLSHSEEGVLYAVARRAVGADLECHGRSVRYEAIIDRICTSGELACFQAQPAERRREAFFTCWTRKEAIAKALGGGLASGLRTLEVCFQKDGQPEGRLRLRDAEGQEWSVLSLPLEPGWSGALAGAGVDWCWQGWRLPNAGDGTN, encoded by the coding sequence ATGATGGAGCCGAATGACCGACGGATTGCGAGCGAATCCTGGCGCTGGCCGGCCGCAACGCCTTCCGGGAGCTGGGATGGCGGCGACGTACAGGTCTGGCGGGCGAGTTTGCGACAGCCCACCGAGCGGTTGGCCGAGTTATCCGCGCATCTTTCGGCGGATGAATTGGAACGGGCGGCGCGGTTTCGCTTCCCGGAGCACAGCGACCGCTTCATCGCCGGACGGGGGCTGTTGCGGGAGTTGTTGGCCGCCTACCTCGACCGGCCGGCGGCGGCGCTGCGCTTCAGGCAGGGCAGGTACGGCAAGCCCGTCCTGGCGGGCGCGGAGGCGGGGGCCGGTTTGTGTTTCAACCTGTCGCACAGCGAGGAGGGCGTGCTGTATGCGGTCGCCCGCCGCGCGGTGGGCGCGGATTTGGAATGTCACGGCCGGTCCGTCCGCTACGAGGCCATCATCGACCGAATTTGCACCTCGGGCGAGCTGGCGTGCTTTCAGGCTCAGCCGGCCGAGCGGCGACGGGAGGCGTTTTTCACCTGTTGGACCCGCAAGGAGGCGATTGCCAAGGCTTTGGGGGGCGGGTTGGCCAGCGGGTTGCGCACGCTGGAGGTTTGTTTTCAAAAAGACGGGCAACCGGAGGGGCGGCTGCGCCTTCGCGATGCCGAGGGTCAGGAATGGAGTGTGTTGAGTCTGCCGTTGGAGCCTGGTTGGAGCGGGGCGTTGGCAGGGGCCGGCGTGGATTGGTGCTGGCAAGGATGGCGCTTGCCGAATGCCGGCGATGGGACGAACTAG
- a CDS encoding WecB/TagA/CpsF family glycosyltransferase: MPAMGRTRICAVAALGGDEVKGDSPSGAAPVRLFDLALALLLLGALAPWWLARALLGLTQTGRLVERRRLLGRDRRPFERLAFAGTAVGRGGAVLLNILRGDMAFAGPRPLTLEEAAAVPVEAERRFAVRPGLFSPYRLQRLTGIAHDPESELDRAFAERASLRGSLGLIVRSLLALLLGGGDRPTPPSLDFFGVPIVNTTMDEALDWIVARAAALPLTGAADPWEKPRNGSLLAFVNPDCLNIAYRNERYRAVLQSAARVLPDGIGLKIGCRMLGVGLAANVNGTDLFPRLCERAAREGLRLFLLGARPGVAEQVAANMRQRYPALVVAGVQHGYFDSSEQDAIIERINDSRAHLVLVAFGVPRQELWLAEHHQRLRPPVRLGVGGLFDFYSGRIPRAPLWLREIGLEWVWRLAQEPGRMWRRYLLGNPLFLYRVWRQARREAKR; encoded by the coding sequence ATGCCGGCGATGGGACGAACTAGAATTTGCGCGGTTGCGGCGCTCGGGGGAGATGAGGTGAAGGGGGATTCGCCGTCAGGTGCGGCGCCGGTCAGGTTGTTCGATCTGGCGCTGGCACTGTTGTTGCTCGGCGCGCTGGCGCCCTGGTGGCTGGCGCGCGCGTTGCTTGGCCTGACCCAGACCGGCCGTCTGGTCGAACGCCGCCGGCTGTTGGGCCGCGACCGGCGACCTTTCGAGCGGCTGGCTTTCGCGGGAACGGCGGTCGGACGGGGAGGAGCGGTGCTGCTCAATATCTTGCGCGGCGATATGGCCTTCGCCGGCCCGCGCCCCTTGACGCTCGAAGAAGCGGCGGCGGTGCCAGTCGAGGCGGAACGGCGTTTCGCGGTGCGGCCGGGCCTGTTTTCTCCCTATCGGCTCCAGCGCTTGACCGGCATCGCGCACGACCCTGAAAGCGAGCTGGATCGGGCCTTTGCCGAACGTGCGTCCCTGCGCGGCAGCCTGGGTTTGATCGTGCGTTCTCTGCTGGCCCTGCTGTTGGGCGGCGGCGACCGGCCGACCCCGCCCTCGCTCGATTTTTTCGGTGTTCCCATCGTCAACACCACCATGGATGAAGCCCTCGATTGGATCGTCGCGCGCGCCGCCGCGCTCCCGCTGACCGGGGCAGCGGACCCGTGGGAAAAGCCTCGGAATGGGTCCCTGTTGGCTTTCGTCAACCCCGATTGCCTCAACATCGCTTATCGAAACGAACGGTACCGGGCCGTGCTGCAAAGCGCGGCTCGGGTGTTGCCGGACGGCATCGGCCTGAAAATCGGCTGCCGGATGCTCGGTGTGGGTTTGGCCGCCAACGTCAACGGCACCGATCTGTTCCCGCGCTTGTGCGAGCGTGCCGCTCGCGAAGGTCTGCGCCTGTTTTTGCTGGGCGCGCGGCCGGGGGTGGCCGAACAGGTCGCCGCCAACATGCGGCAACGCTATCCGGCGCTGGTCGTTGCCGGAGTCCAGCACGGCTATTTCGATTCGAGCGAGCAGGACGCCATCATCGAGCGGATCAATGACTCCAGGGCGCATCTCGTGTTGGTGGCGTTCGGCGTGCCCCGCCAGGAACTGTGGCTGGCGGAGCACCACCAGCGCTTGCGGCCGCCGGTGCGGCTGGGGGTAGGTGGGCTGTTCGATTTCTATTCCGGCCGGATTCCCCGCGCCCCGTTGTGGCTGCGCGAAATCGGCCTGGAATGGGTCTGGCGGCTCGCTCAGGAGCCGGGGCGGATGTGGCGGCGCTACCTGCTCGGCAATCCGTTATTTCTCTACCGCGTGTGGCGGCAGGCCCGCCGGGAAGCGAAGCGATGA